Genomic window (Phragmites australis chromosome 5, lpPhrAust1.1, whole genome shotgun sequence):
TATTTGTAGGAACATATAAGATGGAGATCCAACCAGTACACCAAAGAAGGAAAGCACACCCAAGAAGAAAATGACTCCTAAGAAGAAAATGacactcaagaagaagaaaaaggcacAAAAAAGCAGAAGGATCAAGCTACCTCTAGTGCACCACCTTCTAGAGTTGTTAGGAGGCTATCATAATGGTTGTCCATGTGAATTGAATCAAGCTGCTTTTTGTTCATGAAGAAATTTGTATGGTCATGTAATACTTATGGTTGGAACACGTATGAACCTATTTGGATCTATATAGTCATATACGGCTTATGGCTGGAACCTATATGGATCTGCATGTTGAACCTGATGTTATGTTGAACCTGGTATTTTGATCATGTTTTGTCACCTGCAAGCTTACATGTTCCATTCAATAAGCTTACATGTTCTGTCATATGTCCTTACTTAGCTAACCACATTGCAACAACAAAAGTTCAATAATTCATCTTCATAAGGAAGACATTGCAACAACAGAAGTGCAAGAACTTAGGTTCATAAGAAATACAATTGCACATGAACTCAAGTTCATCAGAAGTTTACATGATTCACTTGCACAGAAGTGCGACAATCACTCCAAACACACAACCAACACAAGCACTCCATCTCACATGTACAGAACCCTTTGATGCCACAAATTGCTTCATCTCACATGTCAGTTGCTTCAGCTCATATGTCAGTTGCTTTAGCTACATAATTTCATCTTGCAGTGCACCAATTTCCTTCAACATTCCATTttcttcttccatcttgttcAAGGGTTGGTTCAATCAGCGCAGATAGCTCTTGTACTCCTTCTTCCACTTGAAGAAACCACAACTCAGGTCGTTCTTGGGGACAACAAAAATCAAACTCCTAATTCACAAAAAGGCACAACAAACAAACTCTAATTTCAACCGAAATTCCAAAAACTAACCGGGATATTATTCTCACACTTGAAAAACACTCTTCTATATGTATAAGACTGCTTGCTCTTTAGCTTCACGATAGGAATCCCATAGCTCGGGCAATCCATAAAGGGGAGGTCGCTTTCGTCATTCCTAGAAAAACTCGATGTTGACGTCACCTTCAATGGATTGCCCCTAATCTTGCTCTGGGACATCCTTGCTGGTGCCGGCCGTTGATGAGTGGGCCGCCGCTAGGGAAGCTGCGCTGTAGAGGAGAGGGCGATGTGAGATAAGAGGATTGAGCTGGGGTTCATGTGCGCAGGAGACGACCATTGAGGAGAATAGGGAGATGAATCGTTCCAGGGCATTTTAGATCATACGAAAATACGTGGCTGTTGGAACATGGTTCAGGTGCACAAAATGGTATTGGTGTGCTAGAACCAAATTTGTAATGATATGGTTACAAATAGTCAATTTATAatggtattttttatttttgcaaatttataaTGATATGGATCTAATTAATCCATAGTTCTATGTGTAGAAACCTTTAGctcaattttttattgaaacaaCCGAgtgtcaatatatatatattgtttaaCTATGAAAGGTTAGGTCCGTCGGAGCAAATTAAAGGCTGGTAGGCCGGAGCAGATTTGTTTTGGTACGTCTTGTTTCGAGTCACTTTTGACGCCGTCGCCTAGACATGACGTGAGCCCATATTCATCACAAGAAGCCCAGTCACACTCGGCCCGTCTATATGTATGATAGTAGTGCAACTACAGTGACTTGTACATTTAGACGGCAAACTGTGCGCCCGATATAAGTTTGTGTATAAGCTAGTTGTTTGACTTGAAATGTGTATTTTGTTCATGATAAATAAACTATTCCCTCCGTTTCTTCTTACAAGGCGTGCACGCATTACCAACAATTTGCTTATCAATTAGTAGATTTTGTGATACAAAATTGATGCGGTTGGAAAAAGTATTTTCCTATGATCATGATTTTGGTTCAGTGAGCACTTTTTTCGTTGAGAATAAGTCCTTCCCTTTTGTGTGATTTAAACCGCACCCGACATTTTGAAATGCTTACCCGTTTTACTGAAGTTTTGCATAAGTGAATCAAGAACGATTGAATCTTTATGTAGCAATATAATTCGTTCTTCCTAAATGGGCCACCATTCTGGAAAAAAGCCAATACTGACTAGGAATCTAGGATCATGATTCAATAAGgtgttctctctttttttaatccaTTATTTGTGGAGAAACCATTGTTCAAGAAAAGCACCGGGGCCTTGTAGTTCATAAGCCAAACTTAATTTAAAtccagaaagaagaaaagaatcaTGATATTGAAATATCTAAATTCAGAAACCTGTTCTCCGTTGAGGGGCCACTACTATTATTCAAAAGTTTGAATGATCGAGCCACGGCATCTGACTGACGAAGCTGTGCTTTTTGTGCTTGATTTAGCTACATTATTCATGAAATAAGTTGTGGTCTATTATAGTACACGGAGTGTAAATGTAAATAAGTTGTGGGATTATGATCGATCTAGCCAATTTGGCCAAAGAACACTAATTCTTCGTTTTCGACATGTCAATTTTTTTGCCAAAGGATTTCAAGTTTTATTGAAGACACATAAGTTTCTTATAGTTTTCGGCTATgcaatttctctctctctctctctctctctctctctctctctctctctctctctctctctcttagggGAAGTATGTACGTGGGTCTAGATCGAAAGGGATTATTCGGCATTAGAAATGAAGACAACAACCATCGATCCCTAACGTACCACATAGCTACAGATCGAAATAAGTAATGATCTTTAACTAGCTTGCACAGCTGGACTCAGTTGCACCGAAACTACCGCTCCTGGTTTGAGCTTGCATGCAGTTCAGTTTGATATCTCTGTGCAGCTTGCTACTTCGCGTCACAAGAACGTTTGCTGAATTTCCTTCACGAGCTCCTCCGCGCTAAGCTCGCACTCGATCCCAATCTGCGTAGATAAAATAAGaaacccatgcatgcatgcatgcatggtcagACAGATCACCAAGACAATAGACATTTCAATCCTACCTATTTACAAGCTATATATTcataattgatatatatatatatatatatatatatatatatatatatatatatacatgtttaaaTAGATGGATGACTAGCTAGATTATAGAGCTGAGAATACATGAAGTCTGAATAATTGGCAAGGTATGACACTGGGATTCAACATTGTAGCTGGCTAGCTCTTGCACCCTTTCTCTGCTTTGCAATCTGCTCATCCATAGTCTGCTACAGTGAATATGTGTACGTATACCTGGTCAATGTGCACCACTCATATAGTACAGTGTACTTGAACTCTACAGTCGATATGTCCATGGTAGAACCTAGCTTATATACACTAGGGCATTTATGAAACCAATAATCGATTCGATcgagttttaaaattttatgtcCCATGCATATGCTGGGTTTGAAACACTGGTTGGATCAATGATGCAAGTGCTTGTTTCCCGGGGAGTTTGAATAGTAGGCTATATAAGATCTCACATGAAATGAACACACCCTAATAGATATTCCTGCTGTACTCCGTATTAATTGAACACTAGCTCTTCTCCCGTGCTCCATGCTTAATACACTGTACCTTGAGTTTCATGTCGCCTCATCTGCTTTTTTTGGCAGCCTTCTTATCATTTTTGTCCATTTTTTAATGTTACTCCCTTCCCCCGGGTCACAAAAATACATTGTTTTGGGTATCGACATAGCTAGCTCTAACCACTAATATCTATTGCggtatattaaaaaaaatcaatataatTATTAAAAACGATCTCTGTGTGTGACCATATATAGGGAGTAGTAGATCCATGTGTTAACTAGATTGTCGTTGTATATGTCCACATTAACGATGTATGGTTAGATCGAAATAAACATAAGTGAATACTGGAAAACGCACGTAGGGTTGTAGCTATGTATAATACCTTGATGGTGAATGAGTGCATCATGGTGTCGTCGACGGTGCTGACGCTGACATGGAGGATCTCGAGCGAGAGGCTATCGAGCGCAGCGATGATCTTGAGCGCCTGCCCTGGCGTGCGGCGCGACACTGTCTTCAGCACCAGGTTCGGGCCCGCGAACTCCACCTTCACGTCCGGGAGGAGGAGCCCGACCGCCGCGGGCCTGGCGGCGTGCGCGGCGAGCTCGGTCACGATGCTATCCAGGGTCGGCAGGTACGGCTGCGGCGAGTAGTGCTGCTGATCGTGCGGAtaggatgacgacgacgacgtcggCGTCATGGCCGGCGACGTCATGtaggccgcggccgccgcgacCTGGTGCAGGAGCCTGCCGCCGGCCCTGCCACAGGGCTTGTACGGGCTGCCCGGGGTTGGCGTTCGGGGGCTTATTGGCACCGCCACCCGTGGGCTGAGCGGCGGTGTCGATTTGATGAGCGGGCGCGGGCTCGCCGTCACCGTCGCGGGGCGCGGGCTGAGCACCTGCTCGGCGTACGCCTTGCGGTGCTTCTTGGCCTCCAGCGAACGCAGTACCTGCTGCAGCTCCTTGATGTACTCCACCACCCCTCCTATGATGGACGCTTGGTCTCCCTGCATTTCCATCAAGAATGCGGTCATCACCAAGTTaacaagctctctctctctctctctctctctctctctctcaaaatgCTGTTTACAAgagtacatatatacatagtaaCATAGTAGCTTGGTAAGCTAGTTGCTGACCTTCTGCATGCAGCACTATATAATGCAGCTAGCATCATGTTACAGACAGTTGGTATTGGCCACTTAACTTCAGTGCTTGTGGGCAGATTCTACAAAATGGTACCATGGGGTTCGGGTGCACAGGTGAAGCGGTGAAGTACTTTGTAAACTATTGTAGTTATAGTGTTATACCCACAAATCTACAATGGTGCACCAAAAGCTATCTCGGTAGGGACGTAGGGTACATGCATGCAAGGCAAGCTCTGGACCAGAGTGATATAATAGGCCCAAGGAAACCTACAATTAATACCCATGCGTCTCattttgaagaagaaaaataatgttAATGTAGTATTTTTCAGTTAGATTATTCATATTTTGTTCAGAAGAGCGAGAGCTAAGATAAAGAAGCAATATCATGAATGGGTAGAGATTTGCTGAAATAATCAGCAAATCAAGTGCAAATTAAAAGACATGAATACATAGGAGAATGCTGTAGGGTCGTAGCTAGGTAAGTCTTACCCTCTTGACGTAGAAGCAGGGCATGAGCGAACGCAGGACGGCGAGGTGCTCGTTCATCTGCTTCCTCCGGTTGCGCTCCACCGCGATGTGTGACATCTTCGCTGCCCCCTCGTCGGCGACCGCATCTGGTGCTGGCGCCGAACCCTTCTGCTTCTTCTGCACCGGGGTGCTGCCGCTGCCGTATTTCTCCTCATCGCCCGAGCGCCGCCGGCTGTTCCCCGTCGGTCTAGCACCCACGGCGCCAGCGTCAGCACCCCCGGTGCAGCTCTGGCTAAACGCTGGTGCCGCGGCCACGGAAGCaccacctccgccgccaccgacgACACCGTTCATGCACTCCTCCCACGTGTCGAGGATGCTGAACAGGTCCTCGGCGCCCGACACGTGCCGGAGCTCGCAGTGGTCGTCGACCAAGAGCTCGCGCAGGCCGTCCCCCATTGATGGACGCGGCAGGAAAAGTGCAGTGCACGGCAAAGTTAGCAGCACGCGAAATGGCCTCTGAATCTGATCACAGAGGAAGTGGTATAGGAGAGAATGTTTGCAAAAAATGAGAGGAATCTTTTGCTCCTTTTAAGCATTCGGCTCGTAAAagtgagagtagagagagagaaagacaaGAGCAGACCGTTGTTGCTGATCTTTGTATAGTCATGTGAGGGGACGAAGGGCCATAAATATAAAGAGAAGGGAAGAGACAGCTCTAGCTTGGGAGCATGTTTGAGAGATATGGCGGCCCTAACCATAACTGGGGCCATGCTTCGTGTATCTCATCTCATGGGACCTAGAAATGTCTCTGAAGGCCAGGTTTTAATGTGGTAGACATGGAGGAAGTGGGATCAGTACTGTGTGAACATTCAACTTACAACAGCGATCACCCGGCATAGTTAAGTCCGTATTAAGGAAAATCTAACTTGAGATGGTGGTTGTATCTGTGATGGCATCCATTTAGATAGGTTCTGTTTTGCATTGTACACTATTATAGAATTCATTTAGTGGGATACCCCTGTACAGACCGTCTATAGAGCCGTCTGTACAAAGGGTaccacagacggttctaaactagaaccgttTGAGAAAATGGCAACGAGCAATTGCAACAAAGCCGGACGCTATAGTATAGACGGTTACAAACTACAACCGTCTGTACAGTATGCTatagtacagacagttctagtttagaatcgtctgtactGTTCCTTTTTTACAGATGGTTTCAAATTAGAACCGTATGTACTATTGGTAGTAATGTTACAGAAAGTTCCAAATTAAAACCGTTTATACAAAAAggaatagtacagacggttataaactagaaccatctgtactattagtGTCCCACTTGTTTTGAgcgtatatcttatatagattattttcatacaatggTCAGCAATGAACGACATGTGAGACGGTAAGGAAGGTTCACGCGAAGTTAGAGGTTGCGGGTTACACAACACATTGTAACACAACACTACTTCAAATTGGATAGAAGCGCCGACAGAGAAGTGAGTCTACATTAGGTAAAGTAGCTAGAGAATATGGAAACCTCAAGTTCATTGAAAGGTCTACAAAACTAATAATTCCTACTAAAATCATCATTCACTCCTTGTCGCAATCCAATTTCATCATGATTAGACCAAAATGGCACCAAATACATAAAATTGTCAATGACATTGGCCTATACATAACTCTCGCTCCTTATACAAATCGGGAGAGAGATGTCATGGGTTTGAGTCTACGAAAGTAGTTtctactttttctttctttttggta
Coding sequences:
- the LOC133917444 gene encoding transcription factor SPEECHLESS-like, with protein sequence MGDGLRELLVDDHCELRHVSGAEDLFSILDTWEECMNGVVGGGGGGASVAAAPAFSQSCTGGADAGAVGARPTGNSRRRSGDEEKYGSGSTPVQKKQKGSAPAPDAVADEGAAKMSHIAVERNRRKQMNEHLAVLRSLMPCFYVKRGDQASIIGGVVEYIKELQQVLRSLEAKKHRKAYAEQVLSPRPATVTASPRPLIKSTPPLSPRVAVPISPRTPTPGSPYKPCGRAGGRLLHQVAAAAAYMTSPAMTPTSSSSSYPHDQQHYSPQPYLPTLDSIVTELAAHAARPAAVGLLLPDVKVEFAGPNLVLKTVSRRTPGQALKIIAALDSLSLEILHVSVSTVDDTMMHSFTIKIGIECELSAEELVKEIQQTFL